A region of the Oncorhynchus clarkii lewisi isolate Uvic-CL-2024 chromosome 4, UVic_Ocla_1.0, whole genome shotgun sequence genome:
AGGGTGAATGATGACATAGTACACTTTTGGTTATTCAACTAAAGGCCTGCACATACTGTACGATTTTAGCCGCCTTATGCCACGATTTTGCAGTTTCAGGAAAAATGGCCACATTGTCGGAAACGATTGTCGGATGTCTTGGtttgttcagtgtgacagggtctaggtctgccgaTTAAGTACCACTACATGCTCTAACAAAGGCTCTGATAAAGTTCTGGTAGTGTCAGACATTTGGAGCCTTTATCGTGTAATGTGGCTGGTGTTATGAGCCGATCCCGTTGACTGACCAATAGGAACAATATGATTATTGTGAATAGTCAGATTATTATAATAGTTGGCGTGTCAAACTTATGGTCCAATCTGGCCTGCGGGTGGTTTGAGTAAAATAAACATTGATGTTGAGgaaatataacacattttcagTGTGGCCCTATGGACCTTGTTGAAGCCCAAATGGACCCGCCGGGGCAAAATGAGTTCAACACCACTGctcatgctttgcaagaagaacaatTTACCTAATACTCTTGTTTACACGACACATCTGAAATGAGGTTACCTGATGGGAATTTGATAAAATGCACAAAATCGCCAATCAAAATAACCATTCCACCACAGTGATtatgttatttttgggaagccTATTTGATTCTAAATTCGGACATATAAAGATTGTACgtgaaaactatttctaagatgcaTACTGTCAGCTTTTCCGAACTCACATAATTTGCACATAAGCATAGAAGGAGGCTTGTGCTGCTGGTGCTAGCACAGATCATATACACATCTGCAGTTTGGCTGAtgtacggtgccttcagaaagtattcacaccgctttaatttttccacattttgttgtgttacagcctgaatttaaaatcgaTTACATTTAGGTTTTGTTTCACtgatcaacacacaataccccacaatgtcatagtggaattttgtttgtaaaaaatatatatatattcatatgaCCCCTGCTGAGTGACACATATGAAGACACTCTAGCTAGCCTCACAAGCCAATTGCAGACTTCAATGACAAAACTGAAGCAAAGCATACAATCTGGCCAGGTTGATATCAAGATTTGAATTTGGTAAAAGCGCACAGTGTGTCATGCAATAATTGTAAAAGACTGAATCAGATGTACAGTGTCAGAAGGCCTTTAAGCTAGACTCAGCTAAATGACGGTTCTGTCACAAGCAGAAACGCGGATATTGAGTTGAGCCAGACGCAAAGACTGAGCTCTCACAcagtatctgcgcatgtgcacAGGTTCCCTTCACGCaccaaaacagcagagaagttgaGCCTCACGCTCTTAGTTAttgtggaaattgacccactatgctgtttactttctgcatctatgtcttattgctgagtctacctttaaaataCAATTACAGTATGGAATAAACTTTTGCAGTTAAGGGTGATTCGCTCAATATGATTATATTTTCATTTGTATTTACATTTTAATGTGCAAAGTCCCAGGGACATCATACATGTACAGAGCCTCCTATGACCAATATAAAAACAAAAGACCCTCCCACATATGAACGGTCTCCATTGTCTTCCGTCAGATGGCGTCATTCTAACGCGACACGTCATCAGTGCAGACGGCCGTTGCGCTATCAGACGCGAGACAATGGTTTAGAAATTCTGTGATGGATCTGTCCCTAAATTTGATTCAATTTATGGGAACAAGCGCGCGCTTGAAAGGAGCACACATTTCCCTCCTATCACAGGGCTTTACTGCACCTGACCCCACCCATCTCAGATACCGCAGCTTGCGCGCCGAGGAGCAGTCTGGGAGAAATATACAAGCAGCATCTGGATTTGATTTAATTCATACGCGCTGTTGTGCTGTACTGTAGCCTGCAAACAATCATATAAATTGCTTATATATTTGTTGTGTGTTTGCAAACGAGGGATTTAATTCAGTTATAAATGCGTAGTGCTGCTGATGCTGAATATCTGAAAGCATTTGACAAAAAGGATCTCATCTGCACGCGGATGTTGACCAAAGAAGACATTGGAGTGTTCCGGAGGCAACACAACACCGACGAGAACGAAGGATGTCTAGACTAGTTATATTCTTTtgaatggacatttttgggaATACCTGCATGTTTGGATAGCTCACTGTCAGGTGACATAGATAGACAGGGGTTCTTCTTTATCTGTTGTTTTAATACAAGTGAAGCAGCGATGGATGAAGGTGCAGAGTCCGATGATGCTGTCATTATTGTGGAGAACGAAGCAGAGAGCATGCCAGTTCAGGAGAACACGAACGCCTGCAACGAGCGGACAGGCACCTTGAATTTTCTGGACACTTGTCCCGTGTGTCATTTAAACTTTCACAGTCGAGAACCAAAACTTCTGCCATGTCTCCACtctttttgtaagaagtgtttgCCGTCGGCTTCCAGGAATTTGGCCATGCCAGACACTAACAGCTCGACGAAACCACGTGAGCTGCTCATGTTTACAAACTATAGATACGCGAGACAGTGCATCCCAATGACTGTATAAGGGGAGGTGCATCCGGGTGTGTAAAATTGCAGTCTGTGCAAGATAGGATGCTATCGTGTGATTTGCAATTGTCTGTGATGTATTTAAAAAATGCAACTGTATTGGAAGTCATTGCATCTACCAAGAGGAATTTAATGCACAGATTACAATTTCAGACATGTGATGAGTGGGGTTTGAGGGAAGGAGTCTTATCTCATGTTCTTGTGCATTCTTGGAGATATTTAACCATTTCAGTTGTGTGTGCAACTTCATTCAATATGCATGTTGTGTTTGTCTGCCCATCTTCCCATTTACAGTGAATGTGATTCGCTGTCCGGTGTGCAGACAGGAGTGTATGGAGGTGGACGTGATGGAGAACTTCTTTGTGAGGGACTCAGTGGAGGCTTCCAGCAGCACCGTGGAGAGGACTGTTCAGGTGGGTGGAAATACTGGTCAATGTAGTGTACTGCTGGATTGTACATATGGATAACCCAAGCAAAGCTTGTTCAGCAGCCTGGTTCTCTGTTATTTACCAAGCCATTTCACCAAGATGCCGGGTGTTTTTCAGCTTAGTAGCCCATGAGCGTTATACAGATGTAAAGCTGAAGCTTGGCATTATCTCCAACATCAATgtcactaccacagacacacagtttaGTCTTTGGCAGATTTCAGGCTCTAAATTCTAACGTTTTCTTTCTAACCGATATTCTCTCTCCTGAGGCATAATAAGTTCAAATTCACATTTGACTTAACTTTCGTGGAAAGTAATACGACTGACTGgtccctctacctgtctgccagtagctatgtacagtgccttgcgaaagtattcggccaccttgaactttgcgaccttttgccacatttcaggcttcaaacataaagatataaaactgtatttttttgtgaagaatcaacaacaagtgggacacaatcatgaagtggaacgacatttattggatatttcaaacttttttaacaaatcaaaaactgaaaaattgggcgtgcaaaattattcagcccccttaattaagttaatactttgtagcgccaccttttgctgcgattacagctgtaagtcgcttggggtatgtctctatcagttttgcacatcgagagactgacattttttcccattcctccttgcaaaacagctcgagctcagtgaggttggatggagagcagttttcagttctttccacagattctcgattggattcaggtctggactttgacttggccattctaacacctggatatgtttatttttgaaccattccattgtagattttgctttatgttttggatcattgtcttgttggaagacaaatctctgtcccagtctcaggtcttttgcagactctatcaggttttcttccagaatggtcctgtatttggctccatccatcttcccatcaattttaaccatcttccctgtccctgctgaagaaaagcaggcccaaaccatgatgctgccaccaccatgtttgacagtggggatggtgtgttcagctgtgttgcttttacgccaaacataacgttttgcattgttgccaaaaagttcaattttggtttaatctgaccagagcaccttcttccatttgtttggtgtgtctcccaggtggcttgtggcaaactttaaacgacactttttatggattttttaaagaaatggctttcttcttgccactcttccataaaggccagatttgtgcaatatacgactgattgttgtcctatggacagagtctcccacctcagctgtagatctctgcagttcatccagagtgatcatgggcctcttggctgcatctctgatcagtcttctccttgtatgagctgaaagtttagagggacggccaggtgttggtagatttgcagtggtctgatactccttccatttcaatattatcgcttgcacagtgctccttgggatgtttaaagcttgggaaatctttttgtatccaaatccggctttaaacttcttcacaacagtatctcggacctgcctggtgtgttccttgttcttcatggtgctctctgcgcttttaacggacctctgagactatcacagtgcaggtgcatttatacggagacttgattacacacaggtgtattgtatttatcatcattagtcatttaggtcaacattggatcattcagagatcctcactgaacttctggagagagtttgctgcactgaaagtaaaggggctgaataattttgcacgcccaatttttcagtttttgatttgtttaaaaagtttgaaatatccaataaatgtcgttccacttcatgattgtgtcccacttgttgttgattcttcacaaaaaatacagttttatatctttatttttgaagcctgaaatgtggcaaaaggtcgcaaagttcaagggggccgaatactttcgcaaggcactgtatgtgtctgactggtctgtatacctgtctctctgttgaTGTTTGTCTGACTGGACTCTCTTCCCTGTCCGTAGCTATGTATGAGTTGTGAGGACAACACAGAGACTACAGGTTTCTGTGTGGACTGTGTGGAGTTCATGTGTGCCACCTGCGTGGAGGCCCACCAGAGGGTCAAGTTCACCAAAGACCACACCATCAGACAGAAGGGGGATGTATCTCAAGGTGCAGTACAGCTTCCAGTCTGACTGAGGCAGCAACGATTGTCAAGGAAATACCTACAGTACAACAAGCAGAAGCTCTATTTACATTATATTCTTGTTGATTCAGTGAAAATAATGCTCACATCCTCCTACACAGTACAGAAAGCCTGAGAGAAAATGCATACCTGTACTGTAGCTGACAGATTGGAATTGGTTACAGTAAGATTAACTTCTGGCTTTTAAATGCTTTCCTATTGGTTTTCCAGAGTATGTGGGTGTTTCCACTCATAGGCCAGTGTTCTGTGAAGTCCACAAGCAGGAGCCCCTGAAGCTGTTCTGTGAAACCTGTGATCTACCAACCTGTCGAGACTGTCAGCTACTCAAGCACAAGGACCACAAGTACTGAATACTGATGTGCCactattgatttaaaaaatatatatctaaaagcacatttttatttGAGCGAAATCTGCTATTTAAATAAATATTGATTTATATATTAATTAATCATTGATTTATAGTGACTAAAGCTGTCCTTTATTTGAGTGGATTTGAATGATTTTGTAACAATTAAATAACTAACTATGATATGTTAATTAGTTACCAGTTTCTGGAGGATGCCTATAAGAATCACAAACATTATATGGAGGATATGAATCGTCAACTGCTGGAAAAAAAGAAGATAATTGAAGATGTGTCAAACTCCATAAACAATGGGTAAACAATGCATCTGAGAATCTCTATGCTTGCTGTATACATGTACACGATGTATAGTGAAATGTGAACACTGTCCTTCCATCGTGCATCCAAATACGTTTTCTGTTTCGTAAGATGAATTTGTTCATGTCTGTCTTTCATGTTTGTCAGACTCCTTCAAGTTGATGAGAACCGCATATCAGTTCACAATGAAATCAAGAAGTCCATCTGTAGTCTGATACTAGAGATCAACAGAAAGGGAAAGATTCTTGTCAATCAGCTTGAGGTACAGTATGATCACAATCACACCTCTAACATTAGGATGATTCTGTTTTTTCTCACGTTTCCATAGCTATTCCGACTCTAGGATTTGTCAGGTTTCTTTGTATTCATTATGAGTGCAGAGAGCAGGAGGAAATGGCCAGGCCTACAAATGTTTTGATTGTCATGTGCCCTAGTCATGACAGGAGCTTACCCTGAAGGCTGTGTTACAATGCCACATATTCTGGGAAAAGGCTATACGGATACTCCTGACCTGCAAAACAATATTTAATTCCAGAATTGTTTaaaattaggttaaggttagggtttggttaAAGTAGGGGTCAGTTTTAGATTTTGGTTAGTTGTTTTAGAGGTCATGAGTGTCCTTATAGCCTCTCTCCAGATTCTGACTTCTCCATCTATTTCCTATCCCCCGAAGGGCCTGACAAAGGATCATGAGAGCGGTCTGAAGAAGCAGAAGGAGGATATTGGCTATCTGTCCAGACACCTGGATCACGTGATCAACTTCACAAAATGGGCGACAGCTAGGAACGGCGGCACAGCTCTCCTGTACTGCAAACGTTTGGTAAGACCTCCCTCCCAGACTCTCCCTCAGTCCACTGACTCCCAGGCATCCCCTATCCCTAAAGCCAGACAGGAGCCCATGGTGTAAAGCATAGATGAAATGCAGAACATATGCCTTGTGTTTTCTCAGTTTCTCCAAATTATTAATAACATCCCTTCTGCTGCAGATTCTGTTTCAGATCGGAAACCTGCTGCGGGCTAAATGCAATACCTCGTTTGTACCGCAGAGCACTGTGCGTTTCCAGTGTCGGTCAGGCTTCTGGGCTTCAAATGTCGATCTGGGTAAGAGAGAAAGCACAATGAGAGTGGCTACACTGAAATCTTACAATTCTATTTAATTGAAAAATTTAAATTGGAGTGTTTTATGTTGGGGGAGAAAATGATCTGTTGGACAAGGAGTAGTTGTAGTGGTTTTAAATGAGCAGTTGCAGTTTGCACTAATTGAGGTTGTAGTATTGTAATTATCTTAGTTGTACTGGATGTGTTTGGTATGGTGCAGTTTGtttctgaaataaaagatctgtACCAGGTCAGTGTATTACCTCTTCCGTTATGCTGAAGCCGTCTCTCTTCCTGTTCCCTCAGGCTCATTAGTGGTGGAGAATGTCCCAGGCCCCCAGCTGGGCAGCTTCCAGGGCATCCCTCATCAACTCCCCCATCCTGGGCAGGGCCCCTCAGGCTCCCCCAACAGCCTGCCCCCAGGCCTCTCCCAGGCCCGCCTGGCCCCCCACAACCACAACACCCTGGCTCAGCTCCAGATGCAGGTGGAGAAACTAGCCCAACAGCCTCACTGGCAGCCCCAGACCCCACCCTGGGCCTGGTACCAGAGCATGCGGCTCCAGAGACCCCCTCCAGGGCCCCTCCAGGGTGGCTCTCCCTCCCAGAGTCTCCCCCCCATGCCACAGCAGGGCCGGAGGTTCATTGCCCCCCCTGCAATCCATCTCAGTCCCACCAGCACCCTGCCAAGTCCTGGATATCCTCCCCAGGTGGGAAAGAGTGTGcacgctcgtgtgtgtgtgtcagtttgatTGACAGGGATTCTTAACAGGCGCAGACAGTGGATGACGTCTTCCCAAATGGAGCAGACAGCCTTCACATCCTGGGCAATTTGTGTCTTGACTTGTCAAGATCATTTTGAGTCATAAGGtaccataaaaaaaaaacatgtattgaaAAAAATAGTCTCAATCTCAGTGCAGCTGCTCACGTGTGATACAGAACAGACCCAAAGCCTCCAGAGATGATGATAGATATGTCTGGTCTACAGTGTTTAGTCTGAGGCTGTTTTACACAAGCTCTAAAATACAGGCAGATCAAGAGGACAATCCACTGGCCTGTAGATTTCAGACAAGAGTTGCGTCATGGCTGATGTGAACAAGCTGTTGAGGTGGAGCCTGGAAGCACTGTTCTTTTTAACAGCCACGTTATAGATCATTAATACGCTAGGCCTTGTGTTCAGTTTGACTTTATAATGTGTCATCACTGTTTTGAATTATATACAGTGTCAGGAGGGAATGGTTGGTCAGGGCAATGTCTAGTCTCATTATTTCATGAGTACATTTCTGACAAAACAGTGTATAACATCTTTAGTTATATAACTCCTTATATTGTCTGTGGAACTCAAAATTAAAGTTTCTATGCATTTTTCCCCCAATGTTCGCCATTGACTGTTGAACCTGCATGCTTGGATCTAGACCAAACAAAGAAGGCTGTTTCAAAACAACGTGCTTAAGTAAAGCATTCTGGAACATTTACAAGTGGCTTGTTTGTGTTCTGTCTTCTGTTTTGCTCTGTGTTGTGAAAGCCAGGGGCTCCTATCCTAGACATAACCTATCACAGACTACTTTCCCAGACAAAACCAATTACAGACTGACGATACACCATTTAATATGTCTGTCACTACCATTGACTCATAAGAATAGATATGACATTGATTGTTGATGGCGTAgctctgtctgactctgtctccaactgtctgtctgtctctctcactcacaggCTGTCCAATCACTGAGAGGCCTGGTGAGCAGCCCCAGCAGCTATGCACTCAAACACATGGACGTATTCAACCCAATGCCTCACTTCTCCCACAATGCACCACTGTCTAGCAACGGCAGCCTCAGTTCTCCTCACTTGCGACAGCAACAGGTACATACAGCTGCGTTCAAATAAACAGGCATCCCTGCACTTCACAATGGATTGTAATGGAGCAGAATGTTCTGTTTTCTCTCTTCAAAACGGAGTTGAATGGCTATTTTCTACCCTGAAGGCACCTGCCACTTACCACAGGTGATAAAAATTCCACAATAAAGGACAATCACCTGCCTCCAACCAATTCATTTGAATTCTGAATAATTTAGTCCAGGCAATTAAAAAAAACTTTGAATTGAAAAATCTAAATGTCAGTTTAGATACTTTTTGGGGGGGCCCTGTGCAGGTGAAAATCAAAAATATACATGTGAAGTACACTAAACATTTTCTAAATGTCAACTTATTTGAGATGAAATAGTGAATCGTGCAAGGGTGGCAGTATACTTCATCACAACTGTAGCTCTATTTCACATCCACATATCACTCTGTAGCATGATGTTGTTAAGAATCAGATTGTTAGCAGCTTAATTTATGTTGTGAAACCTTTTAGATGGAGTCTGCATATCACAACAAGCACCCTGGAGGCCCTGTCCAGATAATAAGACCCAACTTCCCTCAGACCCTACCAGCTTCCCTCCCATACAGAACTGGTATGTATTGGTGTTGTGTACTACTCTACTAATACTACACAACAAAATataagaaaacaaatccaatgctTCGTGTATATATGACCAGGGATCGAAGTTCAGGATTTTGGACACTGTCCAGCCAGGCTAATAGACGTCAATGTTTACTAGCCCGGGTTCAAAATCTGTTCTATGGCATATTTGAAAATACAAAACATTCACTAGTCAGCAGGCTAGATTggcacattttctactagcccggTCTGAAAAGTAATAGTCACGGTCAAGCAGGCTAGATTAATTTCCATCCCCGTAATATGTATGAGGAATACAATTTATCTTCCTTTAGCACAAGGACACCATCATGCAGGACTAACTGCTATATCCTGTGAAGAGAAACCAGGGTAAGATAATGATTTCACATTCTTCGTGAATTCTATACAGGCATGACATTTTGATATATAAAAATACATCTttatatttctctttctctcaccttccTTCTGATTGGCTGATTGAAGGACTGTTTCCTGGAAGCCTCTGGAGACACAGCAGAAGGCGTATGGAGCTGGGGGATCAGCTGCCAAGAGGAGACGAAGGGCATCGCCTGgacccatcatcatcatcaaagaCGAGCCAGAGGACGACATCAGCTGTGTAAGAGGACGGATGGACTGGAAATAGACAAATGTTCATAACTGATCATTACAATGTTATAATAATGATTACATGTACATCCTATTGCATGTTACTTGAAATGGTATGGATTATTTATTTGTCTTTGAGCCACAGTATTTATAGATGGTAACAGCACAGTAATGATATACTGTGATGTCGTAATAGTGTTCAATACCAGGATTGCTGTTGGGTGGTCCCTGAGAGGTCACTGTTCTGTTTTTGAGTGTTCTGTTAagtaagtgtgtttgtgtgtgtttcaggtacAGGGTAACCTGAGAGCCAACCTCCCAGACAGTAGCACGGGGGTCCAGGCCCAAACCTGTCGGCAAGATGGAGGGGAACAACAAGTCCAGATTTCTTGTCAGAGCACAGAGGAAAAGGCCCAGGCCCCACCACAGCCTCCAGGGCCTTCGGGGGACCTGAGTCAAGCCCCACAGCAGAGCCACTCTCTAGGGGCAGAGCAGCAGCTAGGCAGTCAGGGCCCAGCTCCAGAAGAGGACCCTAATGAGGATTGGTGTGCTGTGTGTCAGAATGGAGGAGAGCTGctgctgtgttgtgacaagtgtCCCAAAGTCTTCCACCTCTCTTGCCACATCCCCACCCTCTTCAGATTACCCAGGTACTATAGGCCCTAGGAGAGAGGTGGACAATCTTACCCTTGGTGGGCCTGAGTGGGTGCAGGCTTTTTCTCCATccatgcagaaacacacatgatTGTAAATACTATGGtaattagaatcaggtgtgtttctGCTTGattggagcaaaagcctgcattCACATCGGCCCTCACCGGGTCAGATTGCCTACTGTATCTAATGCACTGCCCTAAAATGGGATTAAATTAAATGGATTGGTTATCTGAAATTGATGCTATAATGTTGTTATTAAACTAAAGTTTCTATTGGTttgctgttgtttttatttcagtGGGGAGTGGTTCTGCTCATTCTGCCGTGACCTGTCAGTGCCTGAGGTGGTGTATGACTGTGACATCAGCAGATTAGAGCCCAGAACAGTGAaggaggaaccagactctgagggaGGATTCTGCCATGTGGACAAACGGGtcagtattgtactgtactgtacttgaaAAAGACAATAATTTCTCAGGCCTACCTGAGGTGTTTAAGGTGTTACTTTTATCTTATTACAATACATAATCTCTGGGGTTGATATAATGTAAAGGTTTGGTGtgttgtatttctctctctctgcagaaatGTGAGCGACTGTTGCTGAAGATGTACTGCAGTGAGCTCAGTGCTGACTTCCAGGAGGCTAGATCCCCCTTGGTGAGTGGAGAGGAATGCCCGATCCCAGGCTAGATCCCCCTTGGTGAGTGGAGAGAAAAGCCCAATCCCAGGCTAGATCCCCCTTGGTGAGTGGAGAGACTAATGCCCAATCCCAGGCTAGATCCCCCTTGGTGAGTGGAGAGACTAATGCCCAATCCCAGGATAGATCCCCCTTGGTGAGTGGAGAGACTAATGCCCAATCCCAGGCTTGATCCCCCTTGGTGAGTGGAGAGACTAATGCTCAATCCCAGGCTGGATCCTCCTTGGTGAGTGGAGAGACTAACGCTCAATCCCAGGCTGGATCCTCCTTGGTGAGTGGAGAGACTAACGCTCAATCCCAGGCTGGATCCTCCTTGGTGAGTGGAGAGACTAACGCTCAATCCCAGGCTGGATCCTCCTTGGTGAGTGGAGAGACTAACGCTCAATCCCAGGCTGGATCCTCCTTGGTGAGTGGAGAGACTAACGCTCAATCGCAAAAATTAACTCCTTACCTTTACGTCCATGTGGTGATAAACAGAATTTAATAGGTACAGatgaggatcttaatttgatcacacttTTGTTGCTAATAATTTCCCTGCACCGCatgaaatgcagatgagctttgatttacataaattcactgaaaacccacacttaCATATGGTTATATttacagtattgcacttttcatgtagtctacttttggccagctaattaCCTAACCaccaagcaacattatggactaaacttTTTGCTCTTTGGCCGCTTATACCGATAAAAGTCTCTCAGTGCATAGGCTAGGaggtagccccccccccccccccccccgggaatGTTTGTACAAAAACTGTGAGAAGCTCGTTTCTGGTGACTTTTTAAATAGGTACTCTACACCAAAATAATTTATGTTGACACCATCTGAAATAGAATGTTCCCTTTTTTAAAGCATTAAAACCTGTTGCTCAACTAATGCAGCATAGCGGCTTTAAGTAAATTGGCTGAGTCAGTGTTTCCCATCTG
Encoded here:
- the LOC139407583 gene encoding transcription intermediary factor 1-alpha-like isoform X2, with product MDEGAESDDAVIIVENEAESMPVQENTNACNERTGTLNFLDTCPVCHLNFHSREPKLLPCLHSFCKKCLPSASRNLAMPDTNSSTKPLNVIRCPVCRQECMEVDVMENFFVRDSVEASSSTVERTVQLCMSCEDNTETTGFCVDCVEFMCATCVEAHQRVKFTKDHTIRQKGDVSQEYVGVSTHRPVFCEVHKQEPLKLFCETCDLPTCRDCQLLKHKDHNYQFLEDAYKNHKHYMEDMNRQLLEKKKIIEDVSNSINNGLLQVDENRISVHNEIKKSICSLILEINRKGKILVNQLEGLTKDHESGLKKQKEDIGYLSRHLDHVINFTKWATARNGGTALLYCKRLILFQIGNLLRAKCNTSFVPQSTVRFQCRSGFWASNVDLGSLVVENVPGPQLGSFQGIPHQLPHPGQGPSGSPNSLPPGLSQARLAPHNHNTLAQLQMQVEKLAQQPHWQPQTPPWAWYQSMRLQRPPPGPLQGGSPSQSLPPMPQQGRRFIAPPAIHLSPTSTLPSPGYPPQAVQSLRGLMESAYHNKHPGGPVQIIRPNFPQTLPASLPYRTAQGHHHAGLTAISCEEKPGTVSWKPLETQQKAYGAGGSAAKRRRRASPGPIIIIKDEPEDDISCVQGNLRANLPDSSTGVQAQTCRQDGGEQQVQISCQSTEEKAQAPPQPPGPSGDLSQAPQQSHSLGAEQQLGSQGPAPEEDPNEDWCAVCQNGGELLLCCDKCPKVFHLSCHIPTLFRLPSGEWFCSFCRDLSVPEVVYDCDISRLEPRTVKEEPDSEGGFCHVDKRKCERLLLKMYCSELSADFQEARSPLILPENQETQKTPMVLSIVKSKLESRESPCYQTPSEFVSDIRLIFTNCAAFNEADTEVATAGRNLERFFEEQLKLLYPERIFPKVKSEVISSVTPPVSPPPPTTPDEESSQHAKHQRRCSETQELCTPAQLSSPKGEEEAV
- the LOC139407583 gene encoding transcription intermediary factor 1-alpha-like isoform X1 — translated: MDEGAESDDAVIIVENEAESMPVQENTNACNERTGTLNFLDTCPVCHLNFHSREPKLLPCLHSFCKKCLPSASRNLAMPDTNSSTKPLNVIRCPVCRQECMEVDVMENFFVRDSVEASSSTVERTVQLCMSCEDNTETTGFCVDCVEFMCATCVEAHQRVKFTKDHTIRQKGDVSQEYVGVSTHRPVFCEVHKQEPLKLFCETCDLPTCRDCQLLKHKDHNYQFLEDAYKNHKHYMEDMNRQLLEKKKIIEDVSNSINNGLLQVDENRISVHNEIKKSICSLILEINRKGKILVNQLEGLTKDHESGLKKQKEDIGYLSRHLDHVINFTKWATARNGGTALLYCKRLILFQIGNLLRAKCNTSFVPQSTVRFQCRSGFWASNVDLGSLVVENVPGPQLGSFQGIPHQLPHPGQGPSGSPNSLPPGLSQARLAPHNHNTLAQLQMQVEKLAQQPHWQPQTPPWAWYQSMRLQRPPPGPLQGGSPSQSLPPMPQQGRRFIAPPAIHLSPTSTLPSPGYPPQAVQSLRGLVSSPSSYALKHMDVFNPMPHFSHNAPLSSNGSLSSPHLRQQQMESAYHNKHPGGPVQIIRPNFPQTLPASLPYRTAQGHHHAGLTAISCEEKPGTVSWKPLETQQKAYGAGGSAAKRRRRASPGPIIIIKDEPEDDISCVQGNLRANLPDSSTGVQAQTCRQDGGEQQVQISCQSTEEKAQAPPQPPGPSGDLSQAPQQSHSLGAEQQLGSQGPAPEEDPNEDWCAVCQNGGELLLCCDKCPKVFHLSCHIPTLFRLPSGEWFCSFCRDLSVPEVVYDCDISRLEPRTVKEEPDSEGGFCHVDKRKCERLLLKMYCSELSADFQEARSPLILPENQETQKTPMVLSIVKSKLESRESPCYQTPSEFVSDIRLIFTNCAAFNEADTEVATAGRNLERFFEEQLKLLYPERIFPKVKSEVISSVTPPVSPPPPTTPDEESSQHAKHQRRCSETQELCTPAQLSSPKGEEEAV